In one window of Primulina tabacum isolate GXHZ01 chromosome 8, ASM2559414v2, whole genome shotgun sequence DNA:
- the LOC142553664 gene encoding uncharacterized protein LOC142553664, whose product MPMPRQFLNDAPKFFHLHRKYRYYFFYFLLFSLQILAQNPVIASNSEVSVLFSWIHSSSVTLSALSNWNSRDSNPCKWSHITCSPDYFVTEINIQSIQLGIPFPSNLSSLRFLERVTISGANLTGTIPVDIGDCLSLKAIDVSSNSLVGSIPSTFGNLKSLEELTLNSNQLTGKVPLELGNCSSLTSLLLFDNRLSGSIPAELGNLAGLEILRAGGNQDINGEIPDELGNIQNLRVLGLAYTKISGAIPASLGKLKKLQVLSLYTTMLSGEIPPELGNCLELVDLYLYENSLSGSLPKELGKLQKLEKLLLWQNSFVGPIPKELGDCRNLVILDVSLNFLTGSIPETFGYLTDLEELMLSSNNISGTIPAVISNATSLIQFQIDRNQISGSIPSELGSLTQLRVFFAWDNELEGIIPATLSGCKSLQALDLSRNTLTGSLPPSLSQLKNLTMLLCIFNDISGSLPPEIGDCKSLKRLRLSGNKIAGEIPKEIGFLTNLSFLDLSDNHLTGSVPDEIGNCGELQMLNLAGNSLTGYVPRSISTLSKLEVLDVTTNHLSGPIPGSFGELFSLNRLSLGSNSFSGPIPSTLGRCSRLQLLDLSQNQLFGSIPVEIFEIEVLEIALNLSWNSLTGEIPPQIVALNKLSVLDLSHNKLGGDLMSLAGLVNLVSLNVSYNNFTGFLPDNKLFRQLSSTELTGNQGLCTWGRNSCFLSDAKEMGLPGDRSIASWQLKLAIALLSVITAALAILGIVAVLRVRKISKNTDSELGRPDSVSWKFTPFQKLNFSVDQVLGCLVESNTIGKGCSGIVYRAELDNGEVIAVKKLWPTAVQVGYNCQNDRLDGNSVRDSFSTEVKTLGSIRHKNIVKFLGCCWNQNTRLLMYDYMPNGSLGSLLHEKRVACLDWDVRFRIILGVAQGLAYLHHDCVPPIVHRDIKANNILIGLDFEPYIADFGLAKLVDDGDFVRSSFTVAGSYGYIAPEYGYRMKITEKSDVYSYGVVVLEVLTGKQTTDTPIPEGLHIVDWVRQKRGGTEVLDLSLHPRPDPEIQEMMQTLGVAMLCVHPSPEDRPTMKDVAAMLKEIRYERDEISKLDHVLIKGSKINDAEVNKVKDRPVR is encoded by the exons ATGCCAATGCCGAGGCAATTCTTGAACGATGCCCCGAAATTCTTCCATCTTCACCGCAAGTACCGTTACTATTTCTTCTATTTCCTCCTTTTCTCGCTCCAAATTCTTGCACAAAACCCCGTCATCGCTTCCAACAGTGAAGTttctgttttattttcttggatTCATTCTTCTTCAGTGACTCTTTCTGCTCTGTCAAATTGGAACTCGCGAGATTCTAACCCTTGTAAATGGTCTCACATCACTTGTTCTCCTGATTATTTTGTCACGGAGATAAATATTCAGTCCATTCAGCTCGGTATTCCTTTTCCTTCAAATCTTTCCTCCCTGCGATTTCTTGAAAGGGTCACCATTTCCGGGGCTAATCTTACTGGAACAATCCCAGTTGATATTGGAGACTGTCTCTCGCTCAAAGCAATCGATGTCAGTTCGAACAGTCTTGTGGGGAGTATTCCCTCAACCTTTGGGAACCTTAAAAGCCTGGAGGAGTTGACATTGAATTCTAATCAATTGACTGGAAAGGTTCCACTTGAGCTAGGGAACTGCAGTAGCCTGACAAGTCTTCTATTATTTGACAACAGGCTAAGCGGGAGCATTCCTGCTGAGCTTGGAAACTTGGCAGGTTTAGAAATCCTGAGGGCTGGAGGGAATCAAGATATCAATGGGGAAATCCCTGATGAGCTTGGAAATATCCAGAATCTGCGAGTTTTGGGTTTAGCTTATACTAAAATTTCCGGTGCAATTCCAGCTTCCCTTGGTAAGTTGAAGAAGCTTCAGGTTCTGTCTCTTTATACGACAATGCTTTCAGGTGAAATCCCCCCCGAGTTAGGCAATTGCTTGGAGCTTGTGGACTTGTATTTGTACGAGAACAGCCTGTCAGGCTCGCTTCCGAAGGAACTAGGAAAGCTTCAGAAATTGGAGAAACTGTTGCTATGGCAGAATAGTTTCGTGGGCCCTATTCCAAAAGAGCTTGGTGATTGCAGAAACTTGGTGATTCTTGATGTTTCGTTGAACTTCTTGACAGGAAGCATACCGGAAACTTTTGGGTATCTGACTGATCTTGAGGAATTAATGCTCAGTAGCAACAATATTTCGGGCACAATCCCTGCTGTTATTTCCAATGCCACGAGCTTGATACAGTTTCAAATCGACCGCAATCAGATTTCTGGCTCAATTCCGTCGGAACTTGGATCTTTGACTCAGCTTCGAGTTTTCTTCGCTTGGGATAACGAGCTTGAGGGAATCATTCCTGCAACATTGTCCGGTTGCAAAAGCCTCCAGGCCCTGGATTTGTCGCGCAATACTTTGACAGGCAGCCTACCCCCGAGCCTTTCTCAGCTAAAAAATCTAACCATGCTTCTCTGTATCTTTAACGATatatctggttctttaccaCCAGAGATAGGTGACTGCAAATCTCTTAAAAGATTGAGGCTCTCTGGCAACAAAATCGCCGGAGAAATACCAAAAGAAATTGGATTTCTTACCAATCTGAGCTTTCTAGATCTCTCTGATAACCACTTAACCGGATCAGTACCTGATGAGATCGGCAATTGTGGAGAACTGCAAATGTTGAATCTGGCTGGAAATTCACTCACGGGATATGTGCCTCGTTCTATCTCTACGCTGAGTAAACTTGAGGTGTTGGATGTTACAACGAATCATTTATCTGGACCGATTCCAGGGAGTTTTGGAGAACTTTTTTCTCTCAACAGGCTTTCACTTGGCAGCAATTCCTTTTCAGGGCCAATCCCTTCAACCCTCGGCCGCTGTTCAAGGCTTCAGTTACTTGACTTAAGCCAGAACCAGCTGTTTGGAAGCATCCCggttgaaatatttgaaattgaaGTTCTTGAAATTGCTTTGAATCTCAGCTGGAATAGCTTGACAGGGGAAATCCCTCCTCAGATTGTTGCTTTGAACAAGCTTTCAGTACTTGACCTTTCCCACAATAAGCTTGGAGGAGATCTGATGTCTCTTGCGGGGCTCGTAAATCTTGTTTCACTGAATGTCTCTTACAACAATTTCACAGGTTTTCTCCCTGATAATAAGCTGTTTCGGCAGTtatcttcaactgaactgacagGAAATCAAGGCCTGTGTACTTGGGGGCGTAACTCATGTTTCCTGAGCGATGCAAAAGAAATGGGACTGCCTGGTGACCGCAGTATTGCTTCATGGCAGCTAAAACTGGCTATTGCATTGCTATCTGTCATTACTGCAGCCTTGGCGATTCTTGGAATAGTAGCAGTTTTAAGGGTTAGAAAAATCAGCAAGAATACCGATTCTGAATTGGGAAGACCTGATTCTGTTTCTTGGAAATTTACACCGTTTCAAAAACTGAATTTCTCAGTCGATCAGGTTTTAGGTTGTCTGGTCGAATCCAACACAATCGGTAAGGGATGCTCGGGAATTGTTTACCGAGCAGAACTTGACAATGGTGAAGTCATTGCAGTAAAGAAGCTATGGCCAACGGCTGTACAAGTTGGTTACAACTGTCAAAATGATCGGTTGGATGGTAACTCGGTTCGAGATTCCTTCTCAACCGAGGTGAAGACTCTTGGGTCAATCCGACACAAGAACATCGTCAAGTTCTTGGGTTGCTGTTGGAATCAGAATACGAGGTTGCTTATGTACGATTACATGCCCAATGGAAGCCTAGGAAGTCTCCTCCATGAAAAGAGAGTAGCGTGCTTGGATTGGGATGTGAGATTTCGGATTATATTAGGTGTAGCTCAAGGTTTAGCGTATTTACACCACGATTGTGTTCCCCCCATCGTGCACAGAGATATCAAGGCGAATAACATTTTGATAGGTCTTGATTTTGAGCCGTATATTGCTGATTTCGGGCTTGCTAAGCTCGTTGATGATGGTGATTTTGTTCGTTCTTCTTTTACAGTTGCTGGTTCATATGGTTATATCGCTCCAG AATATGGATACAGGATGAAGATCACAGAGAAGAGCGACGTCTACAGCTACGGAGTCGTCGTTCTTGAAGTCTTAACAGGTAAACAAACGACCGATACCCCCATACCAGAAGGCCTTCACATTGTGGATTGGGTGAGGCAAAAAAGAGGTGGAACTGAGGTGCTAGACCTCAGTTTACACCCCAGACCAGACCCCGAAATTCAAGAAATGATGCAAACTTTAGGAGTTGCGATGCTTTGCGTGCATCCTTCTCCCGAAGATCGTCCCACAATGAAGGATGTAGCAgcaatgcttaaagaaataagaTATGAAAGAGATGAAATCTCTAAACTTGATCATGTTCTGATAAAAGGATCAAAAATTAATGACGCAGAAGTAAATAAGGTGAAGGACCGTCCTGTAAGATGA
- the LOC142553665 gene encoding B3 domain-containing transcription factor ABI3-like has protein sequence MLKNEYDPTGEQDFHASAGNVDVKIEIMEAGNLDIANPSCGFEAMEEDHHQGVVMESTVGEKDLWLDRDEENFLDVNEASVFYSDFPPLPDFPCMSSSSSSSTAPPGVNPIGATSSSSSHASSSPTSEEDTGQRNFQQIKGGDQVKAEPSALSATASMEITPPPEYVGVGNVDCIDVMETLGYMDLLDSNDIWDPSSVFQSEIPQEFTEDQQAAAMEAEPPPQQDQKMLSEEENDDGFSFIQGNSELAMIFFQWLKQNKDYISAEDMRNIKLKRSTIESASKRLGSTKEGKKQLLKLILEWVEQFHLQKNGTRERARQSTFPSQETAQNPEFIPNSCSHSNMNYNPAYLHPTTCFPTMPWLPPQFAGAATMVAHPLAFPPPMEGYSAGDPYTNYIHAAPLNYQLANGIPYPASAEYSSMEHARSWAPMAPFTMPPPSQFSPFPGNGNLFPQPHNLYGNPYLFFDKNGERLVKLGSLATKEARKKRMARQRSLYSYHNRRSSNPNQNNDQINDQHVVADDCENGSPDCLHWSSVASSDNSTMVATVPPVDVSQQPNYMRQCASDRRQQQGWKTEKNLKFLLQKVLKQSDVGNLGRIVLPKKEAESHLPELDSRDGIPISMEDIGTSRVWNMRYRFWPNNKSRMYLLENTGEFVRINGLQEGDFIVIYSDMKCGKYMIRGVKVRQPGTKLEGGKKPATRKNPRSLSISRTSASLAPIKQSV, from the exons ATGCTTAAAAATGAGTATGATCCTACTGGTGAACAAGATTTTCATGCAAGTGCAGGAAATGTTGACGTGAAAATAGAAATAATGGAGGCGGGTAATCTGGATATTGCAAACCCTAGCTGTGGTTTCGAAGCCATGGAAGAAGATCACCATCAAGGAGTAGTGATGGAGAGTACTGTTGGTGAGAAAGATTTATGGCTTGATAGAGATGAAGAAAATTTTCTTGATGTCAATGAAGCTTCCGTTTTCTATAGCGACTTTCCACCTCTACCTGATTTCCCTTGCATGTCATCCTCGTCATCTTCCTCCACTGCACCGCCCGGGGTGAATCCCATTGGCGCCACTTCTTCCTCCTCCTCCCATGCATCTTCCTCTCCGACCTCCGAGGAAGATACGGGACAGAGAAATTTTCAGCAGATTAAAGGGGGTGATCAGGTGAAAGCAGAGCCCTCGGCTTTGTCCGCGACAGCCTCCATGGAGATCACGCCGCCGCCTGAATATGTTGGTGTGGGCAATGTTGACTGCATTGATGTGATGGAAACCTTGGGTTACATGGATTTACTAGACAGTAATGACATTTGGGATCCATCTTCGGTATTCCAGAGTGAGATCCCTCAAGAATTCACGGAAGATCAACAGGCTGCAGCCATGGAAGCGGAACCGCCGCCGCAGCAGGACCAAAAAATGCTGAGTGAGGAAGAAAATGATGATGGATTCAGTTTTATACAAGGGAATAGCGAGCTTGCTATGATATTTTTCCAGTGGTTGAAGCAAAACAAGGATTACATTTCCGCTGAGGATATGAGGAACATAAAGCTCAAGCGTTCTACCATTGAAAGTGCTTCTAAGCGTTTAGGCAGCACAAAAGAAGGAAAAAAGCAGCTTTTGAAACTGATTCTCGAGTGGGTCGAGCAGTTTCATCTTCAGAAAAATGGGACAAGGGAAAGGGCCCGACAATCTACATTTCCCTCCCAAGAAACCGCTCAAAACCCGGAATTCATTCCAAACTCTTGCTCTCATTCAAATATGAACTACAATCCTGCGTATCTTCATCCTACAACCTGCTTTCCTACCATGCCATGGTTGCCGCCTCAATTCGCCGGGGCTGCCACCATGGTGGCGCATCCGTTAGCTTTTCCTCCGCCTATGGAGGGGTATAGTGCAGGTGATCCTTATACAAACTATATTCATGCCGCTCCTTTAAATTATCAACTAGCAAATGGCATTCCATATCCAGCTTCAGCAGAATACTCGTCCATGGAACATGCTCGATCCTGGGCTCCAATGGCGCCATTCACCATGCCTCCACCGTCTCAGTTTAGTCCTTTCCCTGGTAATGGTAACCTTTTTCCTCAACCCCATAATTTATATGGGAACCCGTATCTTTTTTTTGATAAAAATGGGGAGAGATTGGTGAAATTAGGATCATTGGCGACTAAAGAAGCTAGGAAAAAGAGGATGGCTCGCCAGAGATCCCTTTACTCGTACCACAATCGCCGCAGCAGTAACCCAAATCAGAATAATGATCAAATCAACGATCAGCATGTTGTGGCTGATGATTGCGAAAATGGCAGTCCAGATTGTTTGCACTGGTCGTCAGTTGCTTCTTCGGATAATTCTACTATGGTGGCCACGGTTCCGCCGGTTGACGTATCGCAGCAACCAAACTATATGCGACAGTGTGCCTCTGATCGGCGGCAGCAACAG GGATGGAAAACAGAAAAGAACCTGAAGTTTTTACTGCAGAAAGTGTTGAAGCAAAGTGATGTCGGTAATCTTGGAAGGATTGTGTTGCCAAAA AAAGAAGCCGAAAGCCATCTTCCAGAACTGGATTCAAGAGACGGAATTCCCATTTCCATGGAAGACATCGGAACTTCTCGCGTTTGGAATATGCGATATAG GTTTTGGCCTAATAATAAAAGCAGAATGTACCTTCTTGAGAACACAG GTGAATTTGTGAGGATAAATGGACTTCAAGAAGGAGATTTTATAGTGATTTACTCCGACATGAAATGCGGCAAATAC ATGATTCGAGGAGTAAAAGTGCGACAACCCGGAACAAAATTAGAGGGGGGCAAGAAGCCGGCGACAAGAAAGAACCCTCGCAGCTTATCAATTTCCAGAACCAGCGCTTCACTAGCACCTATCAAACAATCCGTTTGA